The DNA segment CAAGGTGCTCGGCCTGATGGAGACCGAGGGGTTGTCGATCGGCGGCGGACCGCCGTACTTCGTCACCAGCCTGCTCGACCATCCCGACTGCACCCCCGCCCACATCGCACGCTTCTCCACCGTCGGCCTCGGGGGGTCGACCGTCCCTGCGGCGGTGACGCGCCGGCTGGCCGATCTCGGGCTGTTCGTCTTCCGTTCGTACGGCAGCACCGAACATCCCTCGATCACCGGCTCGCGGCCGAGTGCGCCGGAGGCCAAGCGGCTCTACACCGACGGCGACCCTCGCCCCGGTGTGGAGATCAAGCTCACCGACGACGGTGAGATCCTGTCCCGCGGCCCGGACCTCTGCCTCGGGTACACCGACGCGGCGTTGACCGCCAAGGCATTCGACGACGACGGCTGGTACCACACCGGCGATGTCGGGGTCATCGACGAGGACGGCTATCTGACCATCACCGACCGCAAGGCGGACGTCATCATCCGCGGTGGCGAGAACATCAGCGCGCTCGAAGTCGAAGAGGTGCTGCTCAGCATGCCCGCCGTCGCCGAGGCGGTGGTGGTGTCGGCGCCCGACTCCCGGCTCGGCGAACACGCGGCCGCGGTGCTGCGAATCCGGCCCGGCCATTCGATGCCCACCCTCGACGACGTCCGCGGGCACTTCGAACGGGCGGGTGTCGCGCGGCAGAAGTGGCCCGAGCAACTGGTCGAGATCCCCGAAGGTCAGGACTACCCGCGGACCGCCAGCGGAAAGGTGCAGAAAGTGCTCATCCGCGAGCAGGTTCGCCGCATCGCACAGCAGGGCATTGCAGCCGTGGCAAATTGAGAATACGATTCTCGCAATAAGAAAAGGAGTGTTTCATGGGGCAACTGTCGCATCGGGTCGACATACCGTTTCCGCTGTTCGACGCGGACAACCATCTCTACGAGCCGCCGGAGGCGATGACCAAGTACCTCCCGAAGGAGTACAAGGACGTCGTCCAGTACGTCGAGGTCAACGGCCGCACCAAGATCGCCCTCAAGGGCCAGATCAGCAACTACATCCCCAACCCCACGTTCTCGGTGGTCGCCAAACCGGGCGCATGGGAGGAGTACTTCAAGTTCGGCAACCCCGACGGCAAGAGCAAGCGCGAACTGTTCGGTGAGCCGATGAAGGCCATCCCGGCGTTCTTCGAGCCCGAACCCCGTATCAAGGTGATGGACGAGCTCGGTGTCGACCGCAGCCTGATGTTCCCGACGCTGGCCAGCCTGATCGAGGAGCGACTCTCCGACGATCCGGTCGCCATCCATGTCATCATCCACGCGCTCAACGAGTGGCTGCACGAGGTGTGGGGCTTCAACTACCAGAACCGCATCTTCACCACCCCGGTCATCACGCTGCCGATCGTGGAGAAGGCCATCGAGGAGCTGGAGTGGGCGGTCAAGCGTGGTGCCCGTGCCATCCTCATCCGTCCGGCGCCGGTGCCCGGATTCCGTGGCCCCCGTTCGTTCGCGCTGCCGGAGTTCGACCCGTTCTGGGAGCGCGTCGTGCACCACGACATCTTCGTCGGCATGCACTCGTCGGACAGCGGCTACTCGCGTTACACCTCGGAGTGGGACGGTCAGGCGCAGGAGATGCTGCCGTTCCAGACGAACGCCATGTCCATCCTCAACGAGTGGCGGCCGATCCAGGATGCGGTGGCGTCGTGGGTGATTCACGGTGCCCTGTTCCGGTTCCCGAAGCTCAAGGTGGGCATCGTCGAGGCTGGTTCGAAGTGGATGTTCCCGCTGCTCGACTCCATGGCCGAGGTGTACAAGAAGGCCCCTGAGGCGTTCCTCGGCAACCCGATGGAGGAGATCAAGAACCGGATCTACGTCAGCCCGTTCTACGAGGAGGGCATCGACGACCTGATCAACCTCATCGGCGTGGATCAGGTGCTCTACGGATCCGACTGGCCGCACCCCGAGGGTCTGGCCGAGCCGACGCACTATGTGACGGCGCTCGAGCACCTCTCGGTCGAGGACCAGGCGAAGATCATGGGCGGCAACCTCGGGCGTCTCGTCACGACGTGACGTACCGGGCGCGCTGGAACACCATCCCCGAGATGGTGTTGAGCGCAGCGGACCGGTTCGGCGACGCGGAAGCGGTCGTCGACGGTCCGCTGCGCTTGTCCTTCGCGGAGCTGGTCCACCGGATTCGCTGCGCCGCAGGCGCTTTCGCCGAACTCGGCATCGAAAGGGGTGACCGCGCCGCGATCTGGGCGCCGAACTCCGCCGAGTGGATCATCGCGGCGTTCGGGCTGCTGACCGCGGGCGGCGTCCTCGTGCCGGTCAACACCCGCTTCAAGAACGAGGAGGCGGCCGACGTCATCGGCCGCAGTGGCGCGAAGGCGGTGCTGGTCCAGAAGGGCTTCTTGGGCCAGGACTACACCGCACCGGCCGGTGTGCCGGTGATCGACGTCAAATCCGACTTCCTCAGCAGCGGAAGCGCTTTCGAGCGTCCGGTCGAGGGCTCCGACA comes from the Mycolicibacterium litorale genome and includes:
- a CDS encoding AMP-binding protein → MRKIPDELTKRYEQEGWWTPETLGELLARHLATGPDTGFCVHSELRPYRGTFADVERQARQLAAGLRRRGVGPGDVVALQLPNWAEAAMTFWASAFLGAVVVPIVHFYGRKELSHILSSARPKVFITTAAFGRMTFQPDLCADVPIVGLVGESSFGELLDDEPMAGTVHTDPAGPALIAFTSGTTRDPKGVVHSHQTLGFETRQLLENYPPDRGRQLTATPVGHFIGMVGAFLIPVLENAPIDLCDVWDPGKVLGLMETEGLSIGGGPPYFVTSLLDHPDCTPAHIARFSTVGLGGSTVPAAVTRRLADLGLFVFRSYGSTEHPSITGSRPSAPEAKRLYTDGDPRPGVEIKLTDDGEILSRGPDLCLGYTDAALTAKAFDDDGWYHTGDVGVIDEDGYLTITDRKADVIIRGGENISALEVEEVLLSMPAVAEAVVVSAPDSRLGEHAAAVLRIRPGHSMPTLDDVRGHFERAGVARQKWPEQLVEIPEGQDYPRTASGKVQKVLIREQVRRIAQQGIAAVAN
- a CDS encoding amidohydrolase family protein; this translates as MGQLSHRVDIPFPLFDADNHLYEPPEAMTKYLPKEYKDVVQYVEVNGRTKIALKGQISNYIPNPTFSVVAKPGAWEEYFKFGNPDGKSKRELFGEPMKAIPAFFEPEPRIKVMDELGVDRSLMFPTLASLIEERLSDDPVAIHVIIHALNEWLHEVWGFNYQNRIFTTPVITLPIVEKAIEELEWAVKRGARAILIRPAPVPGFRGPRSFALPEFDPFWERVVHHDIFVGMHSSDSGYSRYTSEWDGQAQEMLPFQTNAMSILNEWRPIQDAVASWVIHGALFRFPKLKVGIVEAGSKWMFPLLDSMAEVYKKAPEAFLGNPMEEIKNRIYVSPFYEEGIDDLINLIGVDQVLYGSDWPHPEGLAEPTHYVTALEHLSVEDQAKIMGGNLGRLVTT